In a genomic window of Urocitellus parryii isolate mUroPar1 chromosome 11, mUroPar1.hap1, whole genome shotgun sequence:
- the Ttc24 gene encoding tetratricopeptide repeat protein 24, producing MSPPSPEDIPQEPEPSSDKKKRKWLQQEPIIQALTRAGHQALQAGQNHEALSNFQKAFLLACEAPRTRNTPVLRACAFNLGAAYVETGDPARGLELLLGAQPEEKAQGTCHGDQCFNVALAYHALGDLPQALNWYHKALSHYQPQGDQGEAQAKMGACYQALGQPERAAQCLKEASQAYAEAGQPRAAALALGAAAGCMLKSGRHGVGEVVQALEGSRRLAKRSTKQGLLGQLYNDLGLGYSQLQLFPLAVETFLQALSLCQRPGEQATVLRNLGMAHNALGNYQEARQFHQKAADLHGSLGQRWEQGRSFGSLAFALSQLGDHRAARDNYLHALLAAQDAGDTKGQWQAYEGLGAAAARLGQYDQALKYYKEALIQCQKEPDSVRERLVAKLADAMKTHLAQVGLVQVHPSTPAPGRPQAPGRVSQVAGTSTRVQSSTADTQHRWEDKELEERQEEKGEEGSVNVPTSVSQKLEGPRPRTHLPFGGLGAPREYSGILIPNGSQANRSARRPREALHKNPQRKVTQSGFCIIM from the exons ATGTCTCCCCCCAGTCCTGAGGATATCCCCCAGGAGCCAGAGCCCTCGAgtgacaagaagaaaagaaagtggctACAGCAAGAGCCCATTAtccaggccctcaccagagctggCCACCAGGCTCTGCAAGCTGGTCAGAACCACGAGGCCTTGAGCAACTTCCAGAAGGCTTTCCTCCTGGCCTGTGAGGCCCCACGAACCAGAAACACCCCTGTGCTTCGGGCCTGTGCCTTCAACCTGGGGGCTGCCTATGTGGAGACTGGGGACCCAGCCAGAGGCCTTGAGCTGCTCCTTGGAGCCCAACCTGAGGAGAAGGCACAGGGCACGTGTCATGGTGACCAGTGTTTCAACGTGGCTTTGGCTTACCATGCCCTGGGTGACCTCCCCCAAGCCTTGAACTGGTACCACAAGGCCCTGAGTCATTACCAGCCACAGGGTGACCAGGGGGAAGCCCAAGCAAAGATGGGAGCCTGCTACCAAGCCCTGGGACAGCCCGAGAGAGCAGCCCAGTGCCTGAAGGAAGCAAGCCAAGCCTACGCCGAAGCAGGCCAGCCTCGGGCTGCAGCCCTGGCACTGGGGGCTGCAGCGGGGTGTATGCTCAAGAGTGGGCGGCACGGGGTGGGTGAGGTGGTGCAGGCACTGGAGGGGAGCCGGAGGCTGGCCAAGAGGAGCACCAAGCAGGGGCTGCTGG GACAGCTCTATAACGATCTAGGCCTGGGCTACTCCCAGCTCCAGCTGTTCCCTCTGGCCGTGGAGACCTTCCTCCAGGCCCTGTCCCTGTGCCAGAGGCCAGGAGAGCAGGCCACTGTGCTAAGGAACCTGGGGATGGCCCACAATGCCCTTGGCAACTATCAGGAAGCCCGGCAGTTTCACCAGAAGGCTGCTGACCTCCATG GCTCTTTGGGGCAGCGGTGGGAGCAGGGACGAAGCTTTGGCAGCCTGGCATTTGCCCTGAGCCAGCTGGGGGACCACAGGGCCGCCAGGGACAACTATCTGCATGCCCTGCTGGCTGCCCAGGATGCTG GGGACACGAAGGGGCAGTGGCAGGCCTACGAGGGTCTTggggctgctgcagccagactgggACAATATGACCAGGCTTTGAAGTACTATAAGGAAGCGCTGATACAGTGTCAG AAGGAGCCAGATTCTGTGCGGGAACGGCTGGTGGCCAAGCTGGCAGATGCCATGAAGACCCACTTGGCCCAGGTGGGGCTGGTCCAGGTTCACCCATCG ACCCCAGCaccaggaagaccccaggctccaGGCAGGGTCAGCCAAGTGGCAGGGACCTCAACCAGGGTACAAAGCAGTACAGCAGATACCCAGCACAG ATGGGAAGATAAAGAATTGGAGGAGCgccaggaggagaaaggagaggagggatcGGTGAATGTTCCCACGTCTGTGTCCCAGAAACTAGAGG GTCCAAGACCCAGGACCCATCTTCCATTTGGAGGTTTGGGTGCCCCTAGAGAGTACTCTGGTATCCTGATACCCAATGGCTCCCAAGCCAATAG gTCAGCCAGGCGGCCCAGGGAAGCCCTCCACAAGAACCCTCAGAGGAAAGTCACCCAGTCTGGCTTCTGCATAATCATGTGA